DNA from Bradyrhizobium diazoefficiens USDA 110:
CACCGCTATCCCGATCGCGTGCTGTTCAAGCTCGTTCACGTCTGCGCGGTCTATTGCCGCTTCTGCTTCCGCCGCGAGATGGTCGGCCCCGGCAAGGACAACGCGCTCTCGGACAGCGCTTATCGTGCTGCCGTTGATTACATCCGCGCGCACGACGAGATCTGGGAGGTGATCCTGACCGGCGGCGATCCCCTCATGCTGTCGCCGCGCCGCATGAGCGAGATCATGGCCGATCTCGCCGGCATCGATCACGTCAAGATCATCCGCCTTCACACCCGCGTGCCCGTCGCCGACCCCGCGCGCGTCAGCGACGAGATGGTCGCAGCGCTGAAGGTTGCGGGCGCGACCACCTGGGTTGCGCTGCATGCCAACCATGCACGCGAGCTCACGGAAGGCGCCCGCGCAGCCTGCGCGCGGCTCGTCGATGCCGGGATTCCCATGGTCAGCCAGTCCGTGCTCTTGCGCGGCGTCAATGACAACGTCACGGCCTTGTCGGATTTGATGCGAGCTTTCGTCGAATGCCGGATCAAGCCGTACTATCTGCATCACGGCGATCTCGCACCGGGCACTGCGCATCTGCGCACCACGCTGGCGGAGGGGCAGGAGCTGATGCGGCAGCTGCGCGGACGGGTGTCAGGACTCTGTCAGCCTGACTACGTCATCGACATTCCCGGGGGTGCCGGCAAGTCGCCGGTGGGGCCGAACTATGTGTTGGCGGCACAAAATACCGCACCCGACGCACGTGAAGCGGCGACGGAAACGCGCTATCGTATCGTGGACTATTGCGGGGACGTTCATCTCTATCCGCCCGAGACGTGAGTGGTGACGGAGTGGACGCCGGTTTGAGCATGGAGGAACGGAAATGAAGAGGATCATCGTGGCCGTGTCGCTCGTGGTCTTGCTCGGCGGCGCGGCAGTGGCGCAGACCGGCAGCAAGGGATCGACCACCACGTCGGGACCGTCGGCGGGCAATTTGCCGCCTGCACCCGTCGGTCATCGGCAGCCGCGCGCCGGCGACGTGCCGAACGAGAAGAATTTGAGCGACCCGAACGATCCCCTCAGCAAGGAAAACCAGGCGCTCGACAAGAAGATCAAGAGCATCTGCCGCGGCTGCTAGGCCGCGTCGGTGCGGGCAGGGCGCGACAGCTCGCCCCGCCCGCGTTTGCTTTGGCCTTACGCCGAGCGCTCGTGCAGCCCCGCGCGCTGGGCGTTGCGCCGGATTTCGACCGCATCGGCGAGCTGCTCGAGCACAGTTGCCGTGGTCGCCCAGTCGATACAGCCGTCCGTGATGCTCTGGCCGTAGGTGAGCGGCTTGCCCGGAACCACGTCCTGGCGGCCGGCGACGAGATTGCTCTCGATCATCACACCCATGATGCGGCTCTCGCCACCGGAAATCTGGCCGGCAATGTCGGCCATGACCAGCGGCTGGTTCTCCGGCTTCTTGCTCGAATTGGCGTGGCTCGCATCCACCATCACCAGCGGCGCGACGCCGGATTTCGCCAGCTCGTTGCAGGCCGCCGCGACGCTTGCCGCATCGTAGTTCGGCGTGCTGCCGCCGCGCAGGATGATGTGGCAGTCCTCGTTGCCCGCGGTCGAGGCGATCGCCGAGCGGCCGAGCTTGGTCACCGCCATGAAATGATGCGGATGCGAGGCCGACTTCACTGCGTCCGCCGCGATCCGCACATTGCCATCGGTGCCGTTCTTGAAGCCGACCGGGCAGGACAGCCCGGAGGCCAGCTCGCGATGGATCTGGCTCTCGGTCGTGCGCGCGCCGATCGCGGCCCAGGACACGAGGTCAGCGATGTATTGCGGCGTCGTCATGTCCAGGAATTCGGCGCCGGCCGGGAGGCCGAGATTGTTCACCGCTGACAGCACGTTGCGCGCCAGCCGCAGGCCCTTGTTGATGTCGAAGCTGCCGTCGAGATCGGGGTCGTTGATCAGGCCCTTCCAGCCGACGGTGGTGCGCGGCTTCTCGAAATAGACCCGCATTACGATCTCGAGCTGGTCGGCGAGGTCCTCGCGCAGTTTTGTCAGACGCTCAGCGTAGTCGAGCGCGGCCCGGGGATCATGCACCGAGCACGGGCCGACCACCACCAGCAGGCGGTCGTCCTGGCCGGTGAGGATGGCATGGATGGCGTTGCGCGCCGCCATCACCACACGCGTTGCGGTGAGCGTGCGCGGGACCTCCCGCATTACCTCATCCGGCGTGCTCAGCTCTTTCAGTTCACGGATACGAAGATCGTCAGTCGTGCTCAGCACGGCGGGCTCCTGCTTGTTTGAACCTGCCGGCCAATAAAAAAGCCGCCAGGTCTGGCGGCTGTTCGGACGTTTGCTTCAATATTTCAGATTGAGCGCGATCCTCCTGCCGCCAGCGAGCTGTCGTAGCTAAAGTACCAAAAATAGCTGGTGGCAACGGTGATCATGGCAGGCGATATAGCGTGCCATTGGCTGGTTGTCACCCCCCAATCGGCTTGGCGGGCGACGAGACCCCTCAGGTGTTGCTGTTGCGTGCCGCCAGCGCCATGCCGATCAGGGTGGCGCCGCCGAACA
Protein-coding regions in this window:
- a CDS encoding lysine-2,3-aminomutase-like protein, which translates into the protein MKKTNLARTLREPAELVAEHLAPAAALPALERVAARYAVAITPALVELIDTSDPDDPIARQFVPTAAELEMQPGESADPIGDHPHSPVPGIVHRYPDRVLFKLVHVCAVYCRFCFRREMVGPGKDNALSDSAYRAAVDYIRAHDEIWEVILTGGDPLMLSPRRMSEIMADLAGIDHVKIIRLHTRVPVADPARVSDEMVAALKVAGATTWVALHANHARELTEGARAACARLVDAGIPMVSQSVLLRGVNDNVTALSDLMRAFVECRIKPYYLHHGDLAPGTAHLRTTLAEGQELMRQLRGRVSGLCQPDYVIDIPGGAGKSPVGPNYVLAAQNTAPDAREAATETRYRIVDYCGDVHLYPPET
- a CDS encoding 3-deoxy-7-phosphoheptulonate synthase, translating into MLSTTDDLRIRELKELSTPDEVMREVPRTLTATRVVMAARNAIHAILTGQDDRLLVVVGPCSVHDPRAALDYAERLTKLREDLADQLEIVMRVYFEKPRTTVGWKGLINDPDLDGSFDINKGLRLARNVLSAVNNLGLPAGAEFLDMTTPQYIADLVSWAAIGARTTESQIHRELASGLSCPVGFKNGTDGNVRIAADAVKSASHPHHFMAVTKLGRSAIASTAGNEDCHIILRGGSTPNYDAASVAAACNELAKSGVAPLVMVDASHANSSKKPENQPLVMADIAGQISGGESRIMGVMIESNLVAGRQDVVPGKPLTYGQSITDGCIDWATTATVLEQLADAVEIRRNAQRAGLHERSA